In the Novosphingobium sp. 9U genome, GGCAAGGGCCAGACCTGGACGGTCGAGCCTGAAGCCGCGCACGGTCTGATGGATTGACCTTCCGTCCTCTCCCCGGCGGGGAGAGGAGCTTAGGTGCGGTCGACTTGGCATCCGTCGCGCGCCATAGCCGGGGTCATGGATAACCTCACTCACAGCCTCGTCGGTTGGGCGCTCGCCGAGACAGGGCTGAAGCGCCGCACCCGCAAGGGCTTGGCCGCCTGCATCCTTGCGGCCAACATGCCTGACATCGACGTGTTCTGCGGCTGGGCGCCTTGGGAGCCGTTGGCGACGCACCGTGGCTTCACCCACGGTCTGGTCGGCGGCGTGCTGCTCATGCCGCCGCTGCTGGCTGCATTGCTATGGCTGCTCGACCGATGGCAGCAGCGCCGCGGGAGCACCTTCAAGAGCGGTCTGCCGATGCGCTTCGGCTGGCTCGTCGCCATCAGCTATCTGGGCGCCCTGACGCACCCGATGCTCGATCTGCAGAACACCTATGCAGTCCAGCTTCTCTCGGTCTTGAGTGCCAAGTGGTTCCACACCGATGGCCTGTTCATCGTCTCTCCCTGGCTGTTGGTCATGCTTGGCCTCGGCATCTGGCAAGCGCGACGGCGTAAAAGCGGCAAGCCGGCCGTTCTGGCGCTCGCAGTGGCTATGGTCTTCATCGTGGCGAACATCGGGATCTCGGCGCTGGCGTGGCAGGCACCATCACGCGGCGCTCCTTATGCGAGCCCCGATCGCGTCTTTGCCTCACCCGAGCCTCTCGCCTTCTGGCGCCGAGATGTGATCTGGCGTCAGCATGGTACGATCACGTACGGCCATTTCGACCCGCTGCGCAGCCTGACCTTGCTGGATGCGCTGGGCGCTTCCGTACCCGACCGCATGGCGGAGCCCGACGTCCAGCGCGCTGCTACCGCTAGCCGCCAAGTTCGCAAGTTCCTCGCCTGGTCGCAACTCCCAGTCGCTCGGGTCGAACGCCGCGGCTGCATCGCCAAAGTCACCTTCGGCGACGCGCGCTACAGCGGACCGATGGTCAGCCGCAACTTCAACGTGTCGGTCAGTGTACCGTCGGCGGTGGCGGGCTGTCCGCCGGTTCGCTGACCGCCTCCACCGCTGCTTTCGCGGGTCGGTACAGCACCGCGCTCGCCAGGAACGCCCACCCGGCGCCGCCCAGCCATCCGGCGAGCACGTCGCTGGGCCAGTGCACGCCCAGCCACACGCGGCTCCAGGCGATCACCAGGCTGACCACCAGCGCCGCTCCGATGATCGTCGCTCTCACCGAATGCCGCCGGCTCAATGCCGCGAACGCCAGGGCAATGCTGATGTAGACCACGGCCGAGTTGAAGCTGTGGCCGCTCGGAAAGCTGTTGCCCCCGGCCTCCATCAGGTGCGGCACGATCTGCGGGCGCGGGCGGCCCACCAGGTTCTTGATGCCGCTGTTGACCACCCAGGCGAGCACCACCGTCAACGCAAGCAGCAGAGCCTCGCGGCGCAGGCCGATGAACAGCAGCGCCACCACAGCCATGATCGCGACCAAGTTGCGCAGCAGCACACCGCCGAGGGCGGTCAGGTCGCGCACGCCCTCTCCAAGGCCCGACGGTCCCCACGGGAGGAGGTCCGCTCCGCGCCAGAGCAGCATACCGGCCTGGTCGAACGTGGCGGTCTGTCCGCGGGCGACGGCCCAGGCGATCCCGGCAAAGACAAGCCAGCACAGCAGCGCCAGGCCCAGCGACTTGCGCGGATCGATGCGGTGGCCGTACTTCGGGACTGCGATGGTTTCGGTTTCATTGGCCATAAGGGCAGGGAACGCGCCGCAGGCGGGCTCGTTGCGCGGGCATGAGTGCTTCAACCAAACCGCCGCGCATCGTCTGGCTGCGCCGCGACTTGCGGCTGGCGGACCAAGCTGCCTTCTGTGCCGCTGCCGAACAAGGGCCTGTGATCCCGGTCTACATCCTGGACGACGAGCGGGCGGGGGACCGCAAGCTGGGCAGTGCCTCGCGATGGTGGCTCCACGGCAGTCTCGAGGCGCTGGATGCTCGGCTCTCGGCCGCCGGATCCCGACTAGTCCTGCGCCGTGGCGACAGCGTTGCGGCGCTGGTCGCGCTGGTAGCGGAGACCGGTGCCAGCGGCGTGGAGGCCGTCCGGCACTACGAGCCCTGGTGGCGCGAGGCGGAGGAGCAGCTTGGCAGTCAAGTCGAGCTTCACCTGCACGATGGCAATTACCTGGCGCCGCCAGGCACGGTAACGACGGGCTCGGGCCAGCCATACAAGATCTACACGCCCTTCGCCCGCGCGCTTACCGCTCTGCTGCCGCTGCGCGATCCGTTGCCCGAGCCGACGCTACCGACACCTGCGAAGTGGCCGCATTCCGACAAGCTCGCTGACTGGGGCCTGCTGCCGATCAAGCCTGACTGGGCAAGCGGCTTTCGTGAGGCTTGGGCGCCCGGCGAGCAGGAGGCGCACGCACAGCTGGAGCACTTCACCGATCACGTGAAGGACTATGCGGAGGGACGCAACCTGCCGTCCGTCGATGGCTCGTCACGGCTGTCTCCACGCCTGCATTGGGGTGAAATTTCGCCGACGCAAGTGTGGCACACGCTCGAGGAGGTGCACGGGAAGGGCGCGGATACATTCCGCGGCGAGATCGTCTGGCGTGACTATGCGCAAAACGTGATCGACCAGTTTCCGCGCTACTCCGAGGAGAGCTACCGGGAGGCTTTCGCTCACTTCCCGTGGCGCGATCCGGCGAAAGACAAGGGCGCC is a window encoding:
- a CDS encoding metal-dependent hydrolase: MDNLTHSLVGWALAETGLKRRTRKGLAACILAANMPDIDVFCGWAPWEPLATHRGFTHGLVGGVLLMPPLLAALLWLLDRWQQRRGSTFKSGLPMRFGWLVAISYLGALTHPMLDLQNTYAVQLLSVLSAKWFHTDGLFIVSPWLLVMLGLGIWQARRRKSGKPAVLALAVAMVFIVANIGISALAWQAPSRGAPYASPDRVFASPEPLAFWRRDVIWRQHGTITYGHFDPLRSLTLLDALGASVPDRMAEPDVQRAATASRQVRKFLAWSQLPVARVERRGCIAKVTFGDARYSGPMVSRNFNVSVSVPSAVAGCPPVR
- a CDS encoding phosphatase PAP2 family protein — protein: MANETETIAVPKYGHRIDPRKSLGLALLCWLVFAGIAWAVARGQTATFDQAGMLLWRGADLLPWGPSGLGEGVRDLTALGGVLLRNLVAIMAVVALLFIGLRREALLLALTVVLAWVVNSGIKNLVGRPRPQIVPHLMEAGGNSFPSGHSFNSAVVYISIALAFAALSRRHSVRATIIGAALVVSLVIAWSRVWLGVHWPSDVLAGWLGGAGWAFLASAVLYRPAKAAVEAVSEPADSPPPPTVH
- a CDS encoding deoxyribodipyrimidine photo-lyase, which produces MSASTKPPRIVWLRRDLRLADQAAFCAAAEQGPVIPVYILDDERAGDRKLGSASRWWLHGSLEALDARLSAAGSRLVLRRGDSVAALVALVAETGASGVEAVRHYEPWWREAEEQLGSQVELHLHDGNYLAPPGTVTTGSGQPYKIYTPFARALTALLPLRDPLPEPTLPTPAKWPHSDKLADWGLLPIKPDWASGFREAWAPGEQEAHAQLEHFTDHVKDYAEGRNLPSVDGSSRLSPRLHWGEISPTQVWHTLEEVHGKGADTFRGEIVWRDYAQNVIDQFPRYSEESYREAFAHFPWRDPAKDKGAAADLQAWQQGRTGYPIVDAGMRQLWTMGWMHNRVRMITASFLIKHLLIDWRHGERWFWDTLVDADYGNNGVNWQWVAGSGVDASMFPRIMAPLTQSAKFDAADYIREWVPELADLPDASIHDPGEGERPKAYPEKLIGHREARERALAAYRQVRA